GGAAGCCAACGTCTATCTCTATCTACATGAAGCATCTGGCTATGGCTGACCTCCTGTTGTTACTCTGCCTTCCATTCAGGATTGCCTACCATATCGGACAGTACAACTGGATGGTTAAGTGCTACTTCTGTAAGATTATTGGTGCATTTTTCTATATCAACATGTATGCCAGCATTGTATTTTTAGGGTTGATCAGCCTGAACCGCTATTTAAAGATCACAAAGCCTCTCCGTAAGTTCAAGATCCACAGCGTGAATTGGAGTTCGGGCATATCCAAGGCCGTGTGGGTGGGCACCATCCTATTCATGCTACCATTTGTTGTGGCGAGCAGCTTAAAGTCAACTGAGACAAAATGCTTCCACTACAGGAGCCAGAGTGTGATAGCAGGTACAATGAATCTGGTAGCCATCATGTTTATTTTTATCCTCTCCTTGCTATTCCTGGTGTCCTATGCTAAGATTGCAGTCAAACTTTACAACATCTCCGAAGGTAAAAAAAAGCAACAGATCAGGAAAGTGAGCACCAGAGCCATCATGAAGACTTTTATCGTCCTTGCCATCTACATTGTGTGCTTCATGCCTTATCACATTGTTCGAGTCCCTTACGTCCTCTCTCAGATGGAGATAATCTCCAGCTGCCAATCAAAGCAGTTTCTGCACACAGCCAATGAGCTGGTTCTGTGCCTCTCTGCGCTAAACAGCTGTCTTGACCCGGTCATCTATTTCTTCCTCTCCAACTCTTTTCGTAGGACTATCATTTACACTACTAAAGGAAGATTCAACAAAACCTTCCCCAAAACCAATGGGGTCACAAACAGTTTCAGATCCATAACAGAAATCTGAAGTTTAGAACTACAAATATTGAGTTAATGGGATAGAAGCAGAATGCATGGCCAGCAGGGTGGCACTATCGCAGTAACCATCTCGGCCGAAGGTGATGCATGGAGTTGCGATAACATTATGTTCCTATGCATAGGAGCAAACTTCCTGGAGACACCAGAGATAGCCACACATATATAGATTCAGTAACCAGGATGATAAATACTAAATATATGTCTTTTTCAAATATATATCTGGTCATGACCAGGAAAACTCAGCAACTATAAAGTGGAGCTAGTTTTGTTGAGCCTGATGCATCTTACTGCGTTGTTGGGACTCATGTGAATGGCAATATCATACCACAGGAAGAACCTCTGATGGCATTATGGAGCGATTTCCAATTGGTCCCAGTGTGTATTTTTTCCAACGTTAACTTATAGACATTTTGCAAAGACGATGTAAAATCTAATTAAACTGCACAGCACTGGGAATGCTCATTACAGGCATTTACAACGCAGGAACATTTTAAAATGCAGCATTTTCTTCCAGCATAAGCTCAAAATCCAAGTATAGTACCTATGTGAGCCTGGTAGTTTTTCCTTCCCCAACTTGTGTGGACACCAGGAAGTGTTGACCCTCTGGGGATAGGCAAGTCCGTTTTCTAAGCTTTCTCTCCCTCTGGTGTACAAGAGTTTGTTGGAAGAGTAAAAAGCACAGAGGACACTTTATAAAGAAAATGATTTGTTGTTTTATAAAGAATCAATCTCCAGgacaggacatttaaaaaaaacaccacCTCTGGTCTTGCCAGTCACATCTGAACCTGGGGATGAACAGAAGACTCATCTGACTCTTACACTTATTGCAAATTCATTTTCCAGTGCATAAAGCCATCATAATTTGCATAAAGATACAAAATATTGTGCTGAATAAAGGATGAATTGGGCCCAATATCTTGTTGTGGATTACAGAATTACTCCATATAGGGTGTGTGAATTGTTTTAAGTGTTTTATAAATCACTGTCCCTTAAATGGGCCAATCAACTTTGAGACATTCAGATTATTAGACTGTGAGT
This Heterodontus francisci isolate sHetFra1 chromosome 15, sHetFra1.hap1, whole genome shotgun sequence DNA region includes the following protein-coding sequences:
- the gpr34l gene encoding G protein-coupled receptor 34 like; translation: MADLSSSPSPYANVSQPAMDSKAILKDINCTIEDGFLSTGLPIFYITICVIGLLGNVSALWVFFFNQRKPTSISIYMKHLAMADLLLLLCLPFRIAYHIGQYNWMVKCYFCKIIGAFFYINMYASIVFLGLISLNRYLKITKPLRKFKIHSVNWSSGISKAVWVGTILFMLPFVVASSLKSTETKCFHYRSQSVIAGTMNLVAIMFIFILSLLFLVSYAKIAVKLYNISEGKKKQQIRKVSTRAIMKTFIVLAIYIVCFMPYHIVRVPYVLSQMEIISSCQSKQFLHTANELVLCLSALNSCLDPVIYFFLSNSFRRTIIYTTKGRFNKTFPKTNGVTNSFRSITEI